Genomic window (Croceicoccus sp. Ery15):
GGAACGGCAACGGTAACGGCAATAACAAGCCATAGCCTTGACGTCAGGGTCCGGAAACAAGCCGGCCCGGAACCGCGTGTTTGATCGCGCGATTCCGGGCCGGTTGTTTATCCGCCGACGATGTCAGCTCGGTCTGCCCTTCAATTGCATTTCGGATGACGACCGATATCGCGGATGTCGTAAACGCGTCCATCAGCCATGGTCACTTGCAGGCACTGTTCCGACGATGACCGGTTCCAGATCGTATAGCCGGTCGATCCGGACTTGAACCCGTCGACATTGCGGAAACCGCGACGCTGCAGTTCGGTCTCCATGCTCGATCCGCGCATGCCTTTCACATCGTCAAAGCGCACTTTTTCAGTGTTGCCGCCATGACCCGAATGGTGGTGCGGCGTGTTGTGTTCGCGCTGTTCCGTTCCCGCGCTATAGCCGCTGGAATAGGCGTCGGAGCATTGATAGTTCTGATAGGACTTGCTGTGGAGACCGTTGCCGGCGACGACGGGCAAAAAACTTCAGATTTTAAGTTCAGGCGCGCAGATCGGACCATTCGGGATGGCGGCGGAACGCTGCCTCGACATAGGAGCATTGCGGCACGATGCGGAAACCCTCGCTGCGCGCATCCGCGATCAGCGCGTCGACCAGACGGCCCGCAATGCCGCGCCCGCCGATTTCGGGCGGAACCAGCGTGTGATCGGCCACCAGCACATCGCCGCGCTTTTGATAGGTCAGCCGCCCGATGGCGTTGCTGTCCGCCGGATGGGCCCGATATTCACCGCGGGTTTCCTCGTCATGGCGGGTGATTTCCAGATCGTCCATCGTGGCTCCTTTCAGGGGGGTTTCTTTGAAACGGCAGCGCTCGACAGGCGTTCCGCCAGCCCTAGCCGCGTGCGCCAAACAGGGCGGAGCCGACGCGCACATGGGTCGCGCCCAGCATGATCGCGGTTTCGAAATCCCCGCTCATTCCCATCGACAGGCCGGAAACGCCATTGTCCGCGGCGATCTTGGCTAGCAGCGCGAAATAAGGGGCGGCCTCCAAATCGAAGGGGGGCACGCACATCAGCCCCGCGATGTCGATGCCCGCATCGCGCGCCGCCGCCAGCAGGGCAGGCGTGTCGGCAATCGGACAGCCGCCCTTTTGCTCCTCTGCCCCGATATTCACTT
Coding sequences:
- a CDS encoding GNAT family N-acetyltransferase, producing the protein MDDLEITRHDEETRGEYRAHPADSNAIGRLTYQKRGDVLVADHTLVPPEIGGRGIAGRLVDALIADARSEGFRIVPQCSYVEAAFRRHPEWSDLRA